The Astyanax mexicanus isolate ESR-SI-001 chromosome 8, AstMex3_surface, whole genome shotgun sequence sequence aaacactgcactgactttggacttgatataacagtggatcaacaccagcagatgacatgattctccaaaccatcactgattatcagtaaattttgcatttcatttggaaatcaagagaccagagtctggaggaggagtggagagacacacagtccaagctgcttgaggtctactgtgaagtttccacaattagtaatagtttggagagacatgtcacctGCTCTATTTATCTATAAATGAGTtttacattctgaactgaattactgaaataaagtaacttttaaattatattagatttttttgagatgcactagtagtttCTTAGAATTACTTAAGTGTGAACCACTGGACTTATTTTAGTAAATGGAATAAACGCACAAATTAAATCATTATTGCAATCTAACCATCATTTATTTGTTaactttattacattatttattaaaatatttatttttatctgtttattatttCCCTGCTGAAAATTAGTATTGCATTTTTATGCTTTTCAATTTGTCATAATCAAAAATGTGTTCATGGTAATGGTCAAATCTGAACATTTACAGAAACCAATATACTGCCAATATAATTCTGGTGTCACCATACATACCAGTTTACATTTACTGGAATTAAATGGTTTGCATATGAAGTGTGGGGAATGTTGTCCACTGTGTCTTTGACGTGCTTGTTAAAAAGACATGCAGATGCTCTTTCTCCATCACATTATAACAGATCCAAGAAAACATGTAGTGTACAGCTtacttttaatgaaaaaaataagaaattcttAACTTGAAGGtcataaaaataccaaaaaaaaaaccctgaacaaGCATTCACATCATGAGTATCGATGGTGGACATAACCTTGAaaccatttgtttttttacttgttaTTCTCACACAGAAGATCAACACCCAAGTGTTTAACTCTTGATGTAAAATGCTGAGCAGTAGATTATGTCTGCTGTTTCTTACAATTCTTATAATGGCCTGATACCTGAGAAGGCCGTGCATACGTCAGCAGTATAACATTATTAAGTCAATGAAGGATTTACATCATAAGGATTAACTGACCTGATTAAGCATGAAGCACTGCTGTTGTAATTATCAACAAGGCTTTTATGTATCTGTTATCCTCTCTTGTTCTGTCTTTATTATTATGTCTAAGCTGGTGATTGTGTACCACTGCTTTCTGATAATGGGAGGGTTTCATcctggaatgttttttttatttttccacaatTATAACAACAAAACAGTCAAAACGGGCATCCAAACACAATGAAACATGAGATATAATTAGAAGTGCtattaaactgtataatactactgtttTCTGCTGTTGCAATCTTGGATTTTAGACTCAAGGCTGTTTAGGGTCTCTGAACATTCTGAGTGAGAAATCTTCTTGAgaagttttgttgtgttttttgcaTGTTGTATTAACCTCACACTGAACCATAAGGTCCAAACAGCAATGCAAATAATAAATGTGTGCAATACTGTTGCACCCCTAGGAGCAATACATATAACAGTACATCTATATAAACCtacaaatgtataatttattGCTAATGAATGTAGCTACAATGTGGGTGCACTTAAAAACAGGCAACTAGAAGATAAATGCAGTCTCCACTGCATGCTTGTGCATGGACAGCGAGTGTGCTGTTGGCATCCACAGTGATGGAGGGCCAAATATTCATCTTGCAGATGACAGAGAGACTACCATGAAAACGTTCAGTGGAATCATGCGACCTAAGTGCATTTCTGAATGTCCTGTGGGGTTTAATATGTTGGCTGCAGGTCACAATCCTTGATTTATAGGTCTCTGATCACTCATTCCTTCACAGTGTTGCACGCGCTTGGCTGACCCTTTGCAATCTGTAAATGGAACATGAAAAAGAGCAGGAAACTGAGAGCACTGTTTCTAGATCACTTCTGGAAATTTCGCACATTGTGACATTAGTGACCTGGACAGAGGGGAACTCAAATAATGCATGTACTCCCTGACTGCTTATGTAGTAAAGACTGTACTATATGGACACGAACCTTATTTTAAATTGGTTATGAAAAGGTAGAAATCGCCCAAAACGAGGCGGTACTGTGGATTGGTCTATTGATGGTCTACtcagaggcaggactggctgtccaGAACAGTCACAGCTAGTGTTACAATGCTTAAATGTGCTGGAAACATTTTCCTCCTACTTGCCCTTTGGTGGGGCATCGCCTGATTGTCTTTATGAAGAAAGTGCCATTAGGTTTGCTACAGTGCCACAGGCTGTCAGTGTCTTAATGACTTAGCACACAGTGGACACAGATTTCTAAAGATGAATTTAAAactttccacaaaaaaaaaacttctacatGAAAAGGTGCCTTTTGAACAAGGTGTTAGGCCAGTAGATAATACagatatttttgtaaaaatgtaaggagCAGAAGTTAAAAGTCACCTGAAAAGTAATTTCTCCAGTAAAGTAtgataaccaaaatttctacttaagaaaAGTAACACAGTGTTTGTTCCGGACACCTCTGCTTTTAAAAAGGCACCTATAATGATGTACAgtctatttctgaagttgtgttgtTTCAGtgcaaacaaaagaaataaaacaccaACGCATTTGCAACTGCAACAACATTTAGGGATAAGCATTAAACAGACATGTAGAAGTGCCAGTATTTTGGGTCATGACTATGTGACCAGGCCAGCCAGCTTCACAGAtgttttaatgttaacagaattCCAGGTATTTTTCAAAATGATTCTATAGTACCACATGCCTGAGACCTAATGAAATCAGTAAAAGGTAAACAGTTAATCACAGTGGTTTGATGTGAAATGTGCCATTctaggggaaaaaaaacttttagaatGTTAATATGAACCAGATGTGTAAAATATATGATCATTACCGAAATTGTTGCCTGATGCTCAAAACATTGTTGGGATGTTTTAAGTGCAAATGCATTTTAGcctaaaacatttttcttaaaatacaTTAATGGTGCAATATGCAGGGTGTTGAAAGACAAAATGGTTCCTAAATTTCCTAAAACATatatgcatattttatttttacttcctTTTACATATAAAGGCTAGACATGAAGATAATGAATTTGAATGGCAATGAAAACTTGCCAAGTGGTATCATCTTACATGTAAAATGTGATGTAAAATGAGGAGATTACTACAACTGCTTAATATATGTACGGTAATAGTTTTTTGTAGTCAATCCAATTAATGAATGTCAAGAGCTTTACCTACAGACATAATTGTTTCTGTGGTGAAATTGAATGATTCCAGTAGCAAATAATTTCGCATGTTTTCACAAACTtgaaataaacaagtaaatatgaACTAGAGAaagtaaaaatgtcaaaaataggctgacctatttattattatGACTTAAACTCAAAGACATAATATTGTTTGGCATTAACCACAAACAACAGATCCCTTAATTACTTCATCAGACTGGAGAACCAATAGACAACACTATGCTgatagaataaaaccacagtaGTTTTACATCCAGTTCACAATGTTGAGATAAAGCTGGTCCATGATACATAATATACGCAcagtttaaaagtataaaagtgtttttatttacttaatacaTATTCAAACAGCATGCACCATGCataaaagaaaaatcaatatACTAAGCacaaatacagtacacacacacacacttacatttaaTGATGACATCTCTTAACACCTGACTACAGTAACAGCATCAGCAGATTTCTCATTTTAAGAGCCTCCCAAATATATATGGGTCAAATCATTCAAAACAAGCAACACaaggaaaataataaatatcTAGAACATACAAGGACACTTGGTAGTCCTGATTCAGTTTTGTGAGTCAAGACATATGACTATGGTCAGCTGTGTATTAGCAGTTACAAAAATAGATACAAAGTCTGAGAGTACCGGTACCTTGAAAATGTTAGAAAAAGACAACTGACATGATcaacagaacataaaaaaataacattagctTCCCTCAGTTGACAGAGGCTACCTTTGCACCTTGGATCACTCTTTTTCTTCCCTTTCTGCACCACAGTATCTCTAGTTCAATGACACTCGGGTTGAAACTCTGCACGATCTGCGGTTTCAACATTCTATTAGACCTACTTGCACAGCATCGAGACATGACATGATACAATACTGAGAAGCGCTCTTCTGGAAACAGACAGATTCTAAGCTTAAAGTGTATCCAGAGGCCTCTACAGTATTATTCCCACTACACCTCCATCACTAGCACCACCAAAAATCTTACATGTACACATGTATATGAGAGGATCTATTCATGGTCTGGAAAATTTTAGAAAATGTGTTATTAAATAGAAGATATTATAGAAtaatagtataaatatatataccatGCTTTGCACTTGAAGGTTATGAGGTTTATGTTGATACACTGGAGAGAGAGTTTACGTGTGAATATTATGAACTGATATGATTATAATTGGAGCGTAACATGCCCACCTACACAGCTTCAGCTCCAGACCACTCTATATTGCCCATAATTCGACACAAACATAGTGAGATCCTACTCTTAGCTTAGTTTAGGCGTAGCCTGTCTTTAAACACAACACATTgcacattacatcacattttcCTCACATTGCTGACCGAATCAAGCCCTTTTTGTCTCCATGCACTGGGTAAATACAGGTTTCTGTGCAGGGGCTGGACAGTCATCCTCACTTGCGCAGGAGAAGAAGAAATCTTATCCCCTCTTAGGACTTAATCGGCTGACTGAAGGTACAATGTCCAttcctgtaaaaagaaaaattaaaaaagaaaataaatcatagtaataataataatgagcatCTGTTTAACAAAGCAAGTTTACACCAGACCAGAACTCagggctatgttcagactgccagtccagattttatttttgcatatctAGAATGttttcgtatatatatatatatatatatatatatatatatatatatatatatatatatatatttttttttttttttttttttttacatttgaacaGCCAATCATGAACAAAAACGAAATCCAATTTGGATCCAAACCACATCAGGAGGTGATTTGAAAATGCAGTTACACTCAGATTTGCGTCTCAAACTGGAGGCTTgggccttttttttgggtcacattaCAACAGACAACAACCTCATCAAACCCAGAGTGACAGAAGTGCAGGGGGATTAAAGAAGAGCACCAAAGGTTAGTTACTGATGCCAACCTCAAAAGACAGCAACACACATATGTATGCACATATATTTTTGAGGTCGGACAcacaaatctaatctaatctaatctaatcactggcaaatatcagtgcagacagacacgtgatttgacaaaaaaaattctGCAGTCTAAACATTGCCCTGGAGATCCCAGCAGATCTACCCTTCCTGCGGACATCAGCCCCAACTGTATTCAGCCCCAACTAATTACCACAGTGCTTGATTAGTAGTGTGGTTCCGCAGTTAGAGCACTGAGCCTTCAACATCAAGGTTCTCAGAGTAAATTACTTCTACTTTTGGAAATATTACACAAACATAGCAATATTTATCATACTTTCGCTGGACACAAAGATGGAATGTGGCCTCCATCTTTAATCCATCTGTGGCCAgtggcagtgtgccaagcccAGGTATCGAACCCACATCCCTGTCACCAATGAGCCAGTGCTCTAGCCAAAgagccaccactgcccccaaTTATGTGATGTAtattcacataaaataaaaagatgtaTAGCATCACTGTACCTGCACACGCCTGTGGAGCATTCGTAATTATTCTGGCAATAGGCTCCTTGGGGTTTAGTGCCCATGATCCTCCAAAGGGGCGTCATGCGGGCCAACCTCCTGTGTGACTTTGCAGCTCCCTGCACAGAATCTGACTTTCCATCTCTGTCTGGAACAGGACCTGGAGCCACCTGAAaagcaaacccacacacacaggttCAAGTTCAGCACACAAATCTACAGAAAAGAAAAAGTGACTGCATCATAAAATAAAGACTcatatatttttacaatacatAAGTAATAAACCTATATGGACTAGGTCCATGCATGAATTATGCCACAAGTTTCTAATAACTGAAAATTAATTGCTATACCCAGCCGTTAAACATTACCCAAAGATTTTTAATTCAACATGATcttgggaaaaataaaaattaatgacTGCAGCATACTTAAAATAAAGGACATTGCAATTACATATTGGCTTTACAATTAAAGGTCATGCcagcttaaaaatataaaaaaataataaaaataataaaaaataaaagatttaccTGCTGGACGACGACGAAAATCACCAGGCACCAAACTGTCACAGATATTCTTCTGAAGTGTCTTTGCTCCTGCATTCTGAAGGAATGAGTTTCACCACAATTTCTCTGAACTATCTCTGTAAACTCAGGCAGTAGAGACTCAGGAGGCATTACCTAGCTATCTACAGCCTTGTGTACTCTATAGTCAGCACCACAGACACATCCAATCTGCCTGTCTCCTTCACGTCCCCTATCTTCATTTCACCCGCTCTCTCTTGCTCCCTGCCTTTTTGTACCCAGTTGTGACATCATCTGTTTGCTTAATATTTGCAACAAGGATAAGCGTGCTCCTCTGGGGCCCTGGGTGAGAATGCAGTCAGGGTTAAGGGAAGCAGTAGCTAGGACCTGATAAGATATTATACGGCATCGCAAGATTATCAACAGGCCAAAGTTCATACGTTCATTTTAGTTTGATATAGTATgtaaacatgttaaatatttgaaattagttattaaaagtaaattttaaattgactGTGTTTGAACACATAATTATATAAAGACAGGTCTAAAAGTTCAACCATATCCATATCTCCATAACTCCTCTAAATATGCTGCACTAAATATAATGCAACTTATgtctttttttgttacattattttatacaaaatcaagtTTTTGTAAGTTACTAAGTTACTGTTTtcaaaatagacaaacacagattttttttggtaacaataataataaaaataataataaaggcataTTACTTAACAGTACTCCCAACAGAATgtctaaactaattattaatgaacaGTTATTATTATCAATGTAATTtagacattattaataattaacattattataatgttttaactagtttaatgaataattagtggagacattacttaaccattaaataatgtttattactgttatttgtgcttttgtttctactgaatgtaataaaatgtaatacttATTAGTTACTAATTTGCTACTTATACTTATTTTGTTAcaatagtatattcttaaaattaattcaATTATGTGTCGTATCGCTAAGAATATGGttttatatggtatatatatggtatatatatatcatcagttCAGCCAAATCTCGATGAGATTTGGCTGAACTGATGATTTAAATTTGTAAATGTAGGTGATGTTACAAATCTGTCCTTGAAATGGAACACTTGCAGACATTGTTTTATCGATGCACATTCTCGGTTGTTTTGCTGCATTGCCGGTCTTGTGCCAAATCTGTTTTacatcaaggtaaaaaaaaaaaacgatttgagtcactttagcatGTTAATGTGTACGTAGCTTTAGACCGATTTTTTGATTTGATTATCTATTAGTAACCAAAATTGCTTGAGTTTGCAGAAAGAAGTGAAGGGTTTGTGATATGGAGAAACTGCTGATAGAGGTAGAAATCAACAGAGCTTTTCAAGAAAATGTCAAGAAAATGAAATCTTCTTAAATAGAATCAGCCCCATATCACAAATCAAAATAATGTTCAAAATAATCCATATATTTATAATCTTGTTAGTTTGTAAAATGCCTGTAGTTCCTAAATGTTTTGTTATATACTGATGTCATTAAGAATTGATTTAAACATGTATATTtatgaattgttttaatttatttgtctTCACAATCTTGCTCCACTATTAGTCAGGACTAGTTCCTCCTAAATTCACTCTTAAAGATAAGGGAAATcttttatttaattcaaaatgtTCTTATCTCTAATTGTATACTTAGAGAGGTCACTAGACTTTCTCTTGCAGAACTGTTAGCAGCCTATGGGCTGAGTTTGCTCAAACTcaggttttatttgtttagtattatatgtatttatatattatatatataaatgcaagtGGTATAGTACACTgagacaaatatataaaatggGTAATTtcaagggtgtttttacacctatataattttttttacaagtttttttttaactggaatGTTTTCCTTGTTGGGTTAGTTTGACACAAAACACAATTTCAACAAAATGCATTACAACAAACCACACAAGCATGTTCTCACTGCTTATTGATCAGAGCCCAGTTTCCCCAAAACTGTCTTAGCATTAAGACAAGTTCAAGAATAATCTTAGTGCTAAGAACCTTTTGGCAAACCCACCCAAATCTGTCTCGGGCAGGCGCAAGAAAGTTAATACAAGCAGAAGATCTTATGTTCTGGACTAACACATATTTCagtgtaataataaatatgaCTTTTATTGATATCTGTAGTGATATTCTGGGTGATGCAGCTCgggaagaaataagagaccacagtttctctgattttgccatttatatgtatatatttgagtgaaattaacattgtggttttattttataaactactgacaatgtttctcccaaattcaaaatacaaatattgtcatttagagcatttatttacatttatatacagaaaatgagaaatagctaacAAGTAACAAAGATGCTTTaataccttaaataatgcaaataaaacaagttcatattcataaaatttagaaatcaatatttggtgtaatagccctgttttttataaagcagttcagcttgatttgatggcttgtgatcatccattttccttttgattaaattccagaggttttcaattaggtaaaatcaaagaaattaatcatttttaagtggcctcttatttttttaaagcagtataTCAGGTTAATTAGGTTACACTACACCTGTCACATATACTTTACCACTGGAATCTTTTGAAATTATGGTATCATTTTAGACATAAAAAACCCAAACCCAATGGAAAAATTATATCTAGTAACATTGTAATTTATAATCTCTCTAATTAAGATGTcttgaaattaatttaatttatttttcattgttAATGAACATTAAGTATTATGCATCAACTCTCAAATCCAACAACTTTCTGCCATTCTAAAGACTCAGACTAAGCTTGGTTTAGATTTGACTACAGTCAGTCTTAACTACAGCTCTACAACCCAACCATTAACCCTGATGGGCTGTGATCCTGCAGTCTGATGACTTCTCAAACACACACCTACTAACCCCCATAACTAACTGATGAGCTAAATGAGATGTGTTTGGGGAAATGTGAACTCTGGCTTCTTGCAAGACGCAAGATTAAAGACTACACGTGGCAACATATAGATCATAACCATTGCCTCAGCGAAGTGACTCACATGCAATGTGTAGTCATGGACAGAAATGTGACAAgggagcagagaaaaagagaaaatgtgggGAACTTGAGGAATCTGTCTCCACTCCAAGTCATCACAAAGGTCCACGATGACTGAATGTGATGTCCCATGCTTTGAACATCATCCTGAGTGCCCTTAAAATGAATAATCATTTCATAAGAATGTGTCCTTGTTTTAAACATATTTGCCATCCTCTCAGCTGAAGCTCAGCAGCCCTGGCTCCAATGGCCAAGGCCGTGCTTATCTGTCATTATGAATGTGCAAAAAGTCATCAAAAGTGATTCATTAACAACCACGCTGCATTCAAGAATAAATGCATGCATTTACATTCCTCTACCATTAGTCATATTAATGTAGGGGAATCTTTCTTGTGGGTCAAAGATTAAATTCCATTAAGCTGTGTATAGTTCATGCACAGTACACAGCGCAAATCCTTAACAATGGCTACTCTATGGGAAGGGAAAACCCTTTTTAAggcaatgtaaatatacaaagacatgccaaatatcatgggactGGAGCTAAAACACATTTATCATTGAACATTGCCTGGCCATGACTGGATCAGCCAGGTCAGCCAGCCAAGTctatgaaagattttttttttaaatctgctaaaagaggaaaaaaaaggccCAAAACTCAGTCAGTTTAGCTATAATATCTTCATGCCTCATTGTCTACATCAATAAACTGAAGCAAAGTATTGCAGAGCCCAAGATGCCTTTGAGAGCACAGTGCAGCATCTGAACTTGACAGTGATTGGAACTGGACCAGTTGTTTGGGATTGATTCATTGGCattaaaatgaagaaaacaaaaacaaaaaaaaaaggaccaaAGAGTGCAATAGATTTCCATTCCAGGGTAAATGCAAAAAGCTAAAAACTCTGTGGTGGTTTTCCAGTAAAGTGAGCAGAGAAGAAACCAATCTCTAAACGTCATAAGGTTAAAGATAAAACATACTTCAACAGTTTAAACaagatttatgtattatttttgttaaatacattttgtgtctggaaaataaaaatgttttgaactcTTGCATAATGTCTACAAAGGTCTTAGACCTTAGATAACTCCTTTTGGGCTTTGGCCCAGAACCCAGAAAGTGCATGATCAACTGTGCACTCTCAGATTGtgacagtgaacacacacatatacatctaGAGCCTTAAGCATCCAAGTGTGCAAATAGAAAACGTGCCTTGTTTAAGTGTGCTTACTTCACTCCCGTGCCCTCCAGTTCTATAGATCAAGGTGGTCACATCAATCCATATACACTatgttgccaaaagtatttgctcactcatccaaatcattgaaaCGCAGCTTctgcaaacattagtgaaagaatgggatGCTCAcaggatgccacctgtgcaatAAGTCCAATCGTGAAATGTCCTCACTAATAAAATGTTCCACTGTCAACTGTCAGTCAACTGTTATTATTATAGCAAATTAGAAACAGCTGGGAACAGAAGCATTTTGCTCTGTCAGCGTAAAATAATGAGCAGGATCAATGGATGCAAAGGAAAACACTGCTCAGGTCaccaagaacagtagagcatagagagctcTATGGAATGGTTTCCTTAGCTGGGCAGccccatccaagcctcacatcacttAACATAATGTAGGCAAGCAGAttattttggcaatatagtgtaactACCTGGTTTAGATCATTTGCCACACAAATATGAGATAGAATTCAGTGCTTACAACTTGGATAACTTCTCTCCAAGGAGAACTTTTCACTCTTTAAATAAAACTCAAAATACCTTCTTACTGTGGTCAAGTACTGGTTTTATAAAACACCTTAAAACAACAGACTTTCCTCTTCAAACTCCTCTTTAAATGTTGCTAAAaagtgttagtgtgttagagtgTTGTTGGAAACAAAGGAAacattataaagtaaaaaaaaatgctttaccgTCCCAATTTTTTTAGAATGTGTTGCAGACTTAAATATGTGAATGGACCTATATTAACATACGTAACAAAGCTGATcggacaaaaacattaaatattttgtttaaaattctCTGCATTCTTTGTTATTTGATTATAGGTGTAGTGAGTGGGTAAATACACTAACTTtactatataaattataaatataaatttactatataACAGTGCCCAAAGCCATGCTCACTCGACACAATCTGGTGAAGCTGCtgtatatgatttttaaaattatttagttaAAGTATCCAATGCTcattgcatggaaaaaatgttgttTGGAATGCTGCATTACAAGGTGTCTGTCGGGTAGAATGAACTATGTTTTAAATAAGTTCATACAATATCAGATACTTCAAATGTAATGGCAAATAGTTATGTTTTACTGTGGCAAATGTGGAGCtactgaaaaacacacaaaaataaaattcaaattaGTAATAAATTCCTGGCTGCATTAAAAGGTCCTTCACAGTCCACTAACAGACATTAAAGCGATGATGCACCATTCTGCTGTGCAGTGTTTGCATAAGCATGAGTTTCATAAAGGAATAACCCTCTGTCAGAACATAGCCCCGTTAATCACTGTACTATGATTACAAAAGTCAATGTCTGAAGTATGAAAAACATCGAGATAAGCCAGACGTATTTTTGGAAGTCAGTGGAGTAAaccaatttttttaaaaagaaatatttgGGGTATAAACCAAGGGGTTGATTTATTAGGAGTTTGGGGTTGTTTGTGAGTCAGTTTCACAAGATATTCTGAAAGGAAAAGAGATTGGTTTCTAGAGAAGGGCAATGAGCTAAAATGTACTTCAGTAAGTATGGAGTGTCtacattttaatacaaatattgtaGCATGGTATATTATTTTAGAATTCCATCACAACGTGCACATGCCATAATATTGCAGCATGAAATGCCACATAATGTAAGCATCTCGTAAGCAATGTCAGGTAAGGCAACTTAACAATCATACACACTATGTCAAAAAAGGAAAATGTGTATTGTTCTCGTTTTCCATGACATAACTATCAGAGGCATCTTATattccagtataatttattatacTCCCATGTTTGATAAGGACGCACAAAGTATTTAGCAACCAATGTGacgaaatattaataataaaaagaataaataggTTTTAACTACATTAGGCTTATATTGCGCACTGCTGAAGTATATTCATGATTCGAATAATGGCACTGCTGATGTATATGTATTTTGCTTTGTTAATGCTGATGTTCAgtgttatattttaaatatttttacagttgttttttaagccaaaaatttactttatttaccaCTTTATTTTGTGGTATTCAAATTCTGTACTTGCCTTTAGCCAAATGGTCCAATGGTCACTTCAGCTCAGGAAGTGCTAATTAAAATGAACTGAA is a genomic window containing:
- the leap2 gene encoding liver-expressed antimicrobial peptide 2: MPPESLLPEFTEIVQRNCGETHSFRMQEQRHFRRISVTVWCLVIFVVVQQVAPGPVPDRDGKSDSVQGAAKSHRRLARMTPLWRIMGTKPQGAYCQNNYECSTGVCRNGHCTFSQPIKS